A single region of the Arthrobacter sp. PAMC25564 genome encodes:
- a CDS encoding serine hydrolase gives MALAATVYTSGEARSAAGHPVASSARAAPGAAATAGASPSPSKTAAGLTVPAKAGAGTVGPALDAEMNAIIDANGEYQIGVALIDLSDGAVHEYGVQQAFVAASTAKVLAAAAYYHLVETGGATLNEPMGDWTAGFQLKEMIQDSDNDSWSLIMDAVGHQELSDYAASIGVSYDPESNTLTPAEMARIMAALYSGKLLDPDDTAQLLSYMQDTNYETLIPAAAPADVTVFHKYGLLDGELHDAGILSRDGSAYALVIYTKGDGEDDIPQRTDVIHQLTRAVTDAVF, from the coding sequence GTGGCATTGGCCGCCACCGTCTACACCTCCGGCGAGGCCCGCTCGGCGGCGGGACATCCGGTGGCCTCGAGCGCGAGGGCGGCCCCGGGTGCGGCGGCGACGGCCGGCGCGTCGCCGTCCCCGTCAAAGACGGCAGCCGGGCTGACCGTGCCAGCCAAAGCCGGCGCGGGAACCGTCGGCCCGGCCCTGGATGCCGAAATGAATGCCATCATCGATGCCAACGGCGAGTACCAGATCGGCGTGGCCCTGATCGACCTCTCGGATGGCGCGGTGCATGAATACGGCGTCCAGCAGGCGTTCGTGGCGGCCAGCACCGCAAAGGTCCTGGCCGCCGCGGCCTACTACCACCTCGTCGAAACCGGCGGCGCGACCCTCAACGAGCCCATGGGGGACTGGACCGCCGGATTCCAGCTCAAGGAGATGATCCAGGACAGCGACAACGACTCCTGGTCCCTGATCATGGACGCCGTCGGCCACCAGGAGCTCAGCGACTACGCGGCATCGATCGGGGTCAGCTACGACCCCGAATCCAACACGCTGACCCCGGCCGAGATGGCCCGGATCATGGCCGCACTGTACTCCGGAAAGCTGCTCGACCCTGACGACACCGCGCAGCTGCTGTCCTATATGCAGGACACCAACTATGAAACCCTCATCCCCGCGGCGGCACCGGCCGACGTGACGGTCTTCCACAAATACGGGCTGCTGGACGGGGAGTTGCACGACGCCGGAATCCTCAGCAGGGACGGCAGCGCCTACGCCCTCGTCATCTACACCAAGGGTGACGGCGAGGACGACATCCCGCAGCGGACCGACGTCATCCACCAGCTGACGCGGGCCGTGACCGACGCCGTCTTCTAG
- a CDS encoding methyltransferase domain-containing protein — protein sequence MSAAADHIRDQQRTIWDQFSAGWKKWDAEVLGWHAPFGDALIEEARLRPDSAVLDVAAGTGEPGLTAAALVPQGSVVLSDISAAMLLVAEGRAHAKGLRNVRTMVSDGADLPFDDGTFDAVICRFGFMFFPDMSAALAEMGRAARPGARISAAVWGRAAENPWASLILGTIARHAELTAPPAGAPGLFRCAAQGFMSSVFTQGGLVEVSERKVSTDMMPESPEAYWEFMTDIAAPVVMGLAKADKEARDLIRTEVFQLLRRYEHNGAIRLRSTANIVAGTKA from the coding sequence GTGTCAGCCGCAGCGGACCACATCCGGGACCAGCAACGAACCATCTGGGACCAGTTCTCGGCCGGATGGAAGAAATGGGACGCCGAAGTACTCGGCTGGCATGCACCGTTCGGGGATGCCCTGATCGAGGAGGCCCGCCTGCGCCCGGACTCCGCGGTGCTCGACGTCGCCGCCGGCACGGGTGAGCCCGGCCTCACGGCGGCGGCCCTGGTTCCGCAGGGCAGTGTGGTCCTGAGCGATATTTCTGCGGCCATGCTCCTCGTGGCGGAGGGGAGGGCCCACGCCAAGGGGCTGCGAAACGTGCGCACCATGGTCAGCGACGGCGCGGACCTGCCGTTCGACGACGGCACCTTCGACGCGGTCATCTGCCGCTTCGGCTTCATGTTCTTCCCCGACATGTCCGCTGCCCTGGCCGAGATGGGACGCGCTGCCCGGCCGGGAGCGCGGATAAGTGCCGCCGTCTGGGGCAGGGCTGCGGAAAACCCGTGGGCAAGCCTGATTCTGGGCACAATCGCCCGGCACGCCGAACTGACCGCACCGCCCGCCGGTGCGCCCGGCCTCTTCCGCTGCGCCGCCCAGGGCTTCATGAGCAGCGTCTTCACTCAGGGCGGACTGGTCGAAGTGTCCGAGCGGAAGGTCAGCACGGACATGATGCCCGAGTCTCCCGAGGCCTATTGGGAGTTCATGACCGATATCGCGGCGCCGGTGGTCATGGGCCTGGCCAAGGCCGACAAGGAGGCCCGGGACCTTATCCGCACCGAGGTCTTCCAACTGCTGCGCCGCTACGAGCACAACGGCGCCATCCGGCTCCGGTCCACGGCCAACATCGTGGCCGGGACCAAGGCATAG
- a CDS encoding TIM barrel protein, protein MSYTVNCSILLTELPLLERAAAAKAAGFDAVEFWWPFGASVPTDAEATAFERAITDAGVQLTGLNFNAGNMPAGDRGLVSWPDRSAEFLDNVDAVAGIGERLGCKAFNALYGNRIEGEPPQKQDELAVANLAAAAAAVGRFGGTVLLEPVSGAPGYPLLKADDALKVITRVGEETGAANIRLLADFYHLSVNGEDVAALIENHAGDFGHIQIADAPGRGAPGTGNLPLGTWLARARDLGYTGYISLEYQAPAESAFTWLTPSF, encoded by the coding sequence ATGAGCTACACCGTGAACTGTTCCATCCTGCTGACGGAACTGCCCCTCCTGGAGCGGGCCGCCGCGGCGAAGGCTGCCGGCTTTGACGCCGTTGAATTCTGGTGGCCGTTCGGGGCCTCCGTTCCCACCGATGCCGAAGCCACCGCCTTCGAACGGGCCATCACGGACGCCGGCGTCCAGCTCACCGGCCTGAACTTCAACGCCGGCAACATGCCCGCCGGGGACCGCGGCCTGGTGTCCTGGCCGGACCGCTCCGCCGAATTCCTGGACAACGTCGACGCCGTCGCGGGCATCGGCGAGCGCCTCGGCTGCAAGGCCTTCAACGCCCTCTACGGCAACCGTATCGAGGGCGAGCCGCCTCAGAAGCAGGACGAGCTGGCGGTGGCCAATCTGGCCGCCGCGGCAGCCGCCGTCGGGCGCTTCGGCGGAACGGTCCTCCTGGAGCCGGTCAGCGGCGCCCCTGGCTACCCGCTGCTTAAAGCCGACGACGCCCTCAAGGTGATCACCCGGGTCGGGGAAGAAACCGGGGCGGCCAACATCAGGCTCCTCGCGGATTTCTACCATCTGTCAGTCAACGGGGAGGACGTCGCCGCCCTGATCGAGAACCACGCCGGGGACTTCGGCCACATCCAGATCGCCGATGCCCCCGGCCGCGGGGCTCCCGGCACCGGGAACCTTCCGCTCGGAACCTGGCTCGCCCGCGCCCGCGACCTCGGCTACACGGGCTACATCTCCCTCGAGTACCAGGCGCCGGCGGAATCAGCGTTCACGTGGCTCACCCCTTCGTTTTAG
- a CDS encoding serine hydrolase, with protein MNTSGPADPRPQPPAAAGGSKRRALALVWLVTLLVILATVIFAAVRTGPVPKSGFLVVSAQERGPGGPATNTAPDAAVALGAEIQGILSANGGHRIGVALVDTRSGKLQSYGDVSPYLAASTAKIITAAAYYHLVETGEKSLDTPLGDFDAAFQLKAMVNTSSDDSWLLLMQDIGYPKLIEYARSIGIEYDPEKNLLTPPEMALLLTALSTGKLLNAEHTEELLGYMQETNDEDLIPAAVAPGITVHHKYGVVQGYVHDAAILGSGDRSYAVAIYTWGPDDADSADRLGIIHELTRDITGALFRG; from the coding sequence ATGAACACTTCAGGACCGGCTGATCCACGGCCCCAGCCCCCGGCCGCGGCGGGCGGAAGCAAGCGAAGGGCGCTGGCGTTGGTGTGGCTGGTCACGCTGCTCGTCATTCTGGCCACCGTCATCTTCGCCGCCGTCCGCACCGGGCCGGTGCCGAAGTCCGGCTTCCTCGTTGTATCCGCGCAGGAACGGGGCCCCGGTGGACCCGCAACGAACACCGCACCGGACGCGGCCGTCGCTCTCGGCGCCGAGATCCAAGGCATCCTGAGCGCGAACGGCGGGCACCGGATCGGCGTCGCCCTCGTGGACACCCGGAGCGGGAAGCTGCAGAGCTACGGCGATGTGTCCCCCTATCTGGCCGCCAGCACAGCGAAGATCATCACGGCCGCCGCCTACTACCATCTGGTGGAAACCGGCGAAAAGTCGCTGGACACTCCGCTGGGCGACTTCGACGCGGCGTTCCAGCTCAAGGCCATGGTCAACACCAGCAGCGACGACTCCTGGCTGCTGCTGATGCAGGACATCGGCTACCCCAAGCTGATCGAGTACGCCAGGAGCATCGGCATTGAATACGACCCGGAGAAGAACCTGCTCACGCCGCCGGAGATGGCACTGCTGCTGACGGCCCTCTCCACCGGGAAGCTGCTCAACGCCGAACACACGGAAGAACTGCTGGGCTACATGCAGGAGACCAACGACGAGGACCTCATTCCCGCCGCCGTGGCCCCTGGCATCACCGTGCACCACAAGTACGGCGTCGTGCAGGGGTATGTGCACGACGCCGCGATCCTGGGTTCCGGCGACCGCTCCTATGCGGTGGCGATCTACACCTGGGGCCCCGACGACGCCGACAGCGCGGACCGCCTCGGCATCATCCACGAGCTCACACGCGACATAACCGGGGCACTGTTCCGGGGGTAA
- a CDS encoding ABC transporter ATP-binding protein — MLWKLLVEYLRPQRRLLLAVVVFQLAASIASLYLPTLNADIIDEGVAKGNTDYILGTGGLMLLVTFLQIVCTITAVYFGAKAAMALGRDLRGAIFTRVAEFSEQEVTRFGAPSLITRSTNDVQQVQQLVLMSATLMVTAPMLSIGGVIMAIRQDVQLSWLIAVSVPVLLIAVGLIVTRMVPLFRKMQTRIDTVNRVLREQLTGIRVVRAFVREDIETARFARANEDVTDTALRAGRLMALAFPTVMLVLNVSSVAVIWFGSFRIQDGSMQVGTLIAFLSYLMQILMSVMMATFMAIMIPRAAVSADRIGQVLGTESSVRPPEHPVSVAAGRIGRGELEMRDVGFAYPGAEQPVLGDISFTARAGQTTAIIGSTGSGKTTLVNLMPRLFDATSGSVRIDGVDVKELHPDLLWGHIGLVPQKPYLFSGTVRSNLLYGKPDATEDELWRALAIAQAQDFVLEMEGGLDAAISQGGTNVSGGQRQRIAIARALVKQPELYIFDDSFSSLDTATDARLRQALRQNTAGATLVIIAQRVSSIVDADQILVLDNGRIVAHGTHGELLGTSETYREIVNSQLAAEETV, encoded by the coding sequence ATGCTCTGGAAACTGCTCGTTGAATACCTAAGGCCGCAGCGGCGGCTGCTGCTCGCCGTCGTCGTTTTCCAGCTGGCGGCGTCCATCGCCTCGCTGTACCTGCCCACCCTGAACGCGGACATCATCGATGAAGGCGTCGCGAAGGGCAACACCGACTACATCCTGGGCACCGGCGGGCTGATGCTCCTTGTCACGTTCCTCCAGATCGTCTGCACCATCACGGCCGTGTACTTCGGCGCCAAGGCGGCGATGGCCCTGGGCCGGGACCTCCGCGGCGCGATCTTCACCCGGGTGGCCGAATTCTCCGAGCAGGAAGTCACCCGCTTCGGGGCGCCGAGCCTCATCACCCGCTCCACCAACGACGTCCAGCAGGTCCAGCAGCTCGTGCTGATGTCCGCCACGCTTATGGTCACGGCCCCCATGCTCAGCATCGGCGGCGTCATCATGGCCATCCGGCAGGATGTGCAGCTGTCCTGGCTGATCGCCGTGAGCGTGCCGGTGCTGCTGATCGCCGTCGGGCTGATCGTGACCCGGATGGTTCCGCTGTTCCGCAAGATGCAGACCCGGATCGACACCGTCAACCGGGTCCTCCGGGAACAGCTCACCGGGATCCGGGTGGTGCGCGCCTTCGTCCGGGAGGACATTGAAACAGCACGCTTCGCCAGGGCCAACGAGGACGTCACGGACACGGCCCTCCGCGCCGGGCGGCTGATGGCGCTCGCGTTCCCCACGGTGATGCTGGTCCTGAATGTCTCCAGCGTGGCCGTGATCTGGTTCGGTTCCTTCCGCATCCAGGACGGCTCCATGCAGGTGGGCACGCTGATCGCCTTCCTCAGCTACCTGATGCAGATCCTGATGTCCGTCATGATGGCGACGTTCATGGCGATCATGATCCCGCGCGCCGCCGTCTCCGCGGACCGTATCGGCCAGGTGCTGGGCACCGAATCCAGCGTCCGGCCCCCGGAGCACCCGGTCAGCGTTGCGGCCGGGCGGATCGGGCGCGGCGAGCTGGAAATGCGCGACGTCGGATTCGCCTACCCCGGTGCCGAGCAGCCCGTCCTGGGCGACATCAGCTTCACCGCCCGGGCAGGGCAGACGACGGCGATCATCGGCAGCACCGGATCGGGGAAGACCACCCTGGTGAACCTCATGCCCCGGCTTTTCGACGCCACGTCCGGCTCGGTGCGGATCGACGGCGTGGACGTGAAGGAACTGCACCCGGACCTGCTCTGGGGGCACATCGGGCTGGTCCCGCAGAAGCCCTACCTGTTCTCCGGCACGGTCCGCAGCAACCTGCTCTACGGCAAACCCGACGCTACCGAGGACGAGCTCTGGCGGGCCCTGGCCATCGCCCAGGCCCAGGACTTCGTGCTGGAGATGGAGGGCGGCCTGGATGCGGCGATTTCGCAGGGCGGCACCAACGTCTCGGGCGGGCAGCGGCAGCGGATCGCGATCGCCCGGGCGCTCGTGAAGCAGCCGGAGCTGTACATCTTTGACGACTCGTTCTCCTCGCTGGACACGGCCACGGACGCCCGGCTCCGGCAGGCGCTTAGACAGAACACCGCAGGGGCCACCCTGGTGATCATCGCCCAGCGGGTCTCCAGCATTGTGGACGCGGACCAGATCCTGGTCCTGGACAACGGCCGGATCGTGGCGCACGGAACGCACGGGGAACTGCTGGGGACCTCGGAAACGTATCGCGAGATTGTGAACTCGCAGCTGGCAGCGGAGGAGACGGTATGA
- the bcp gene encoding thioredoxin-dependent thiol peroxidase, giving the protein MSANVTVKLQPGTPAPDFTLPDAEGRPVSLADYRGKNVIVYFYPKAATPGCTTEACDFRDNLASLQGSGYEVLGISPDGPDALTHFTGDFALTFPLLSDEDHGVALAYGAWGEKLVNGEITEGLVRSTVVLDTEGKVKTAQYQVKAQGHVAALRQELGI; this is encoded by the coding sequence ATGAGCGCCAACGTCACCGTCAAGCTCCAGCCCGGCACCCCGGCCCCGGACTTCACCCTGCCCGATGCGGAGGGCAGGCCGGTTTCCCTCGCCGATTACCGCGGCAAAAACGTCATCGTGTACTTCTACCCGAAGGCCGCGACGCCAGGCTGCACCACCGAGGCCTGCGATTTCCGCGACAACCTCGCCTCCCTGCAGGGTTCCGGCTACGAGGTCCTGGGCATCTCCCCGGACGGGCCGGATGCCCTCACCCACTTCACCGGCGACTTCGCCCTGACCTTCCCCCTGCTCTCCGACGAGGACCACGGCGTGGCCCTCGCCTACGGCGCGTGGGGCGAGAAGCTGGTCAACGGCGAGATCACCGAAGGCCTTGTCCGGTCCACCGTAGTGCTGGACACCGAGGGCAAGGTGAAGACGGCGCAGTACCAGGTCAAGGCCCAGGGCCATGTGGCCGCGTTGAGGCAGGAACTGGGCATCTGA
- a CDS encoding alpha/beta hydrolase gives MAYIKVGTENSTDIELYYEDHGSGQAVVLIHGYPLDGSSWEKQTAALLAAGYRVITYDRRGFGQSSKPTEGYDYDTFAADLDTLMTSLDLNDAVLVGFSMGTGEVGRYLGSYGSARVAKAVFLASLQPYVLQAEDNPEGVPQPVFDGLMEAVTADRYAFFTGFFKNFYNSDTFLGTPRLSEEVLRAGWNLATAGGPTASAAAQPTWLTDFRGDIPKIDVPALIVHGTADNILPIDVSGRRFAKALPRADYLEIDGAPHGMIWTHAAEVNEALLRFLAK, from the coding sequence ATGGCTTACATCAAGGTTGGAACCGAGAACAGCACCGACATCGAGCTTTACTACGAGGACCATGGATCAGGCCAGGCCGTGGTCCTGATCCACGGCTACCCCCTGGACGGATCCTCCTGGGAGAAACAGACCGCAGCCCTCCTCGCCGCCGGCTACCGCGTCATCACCTACGACCGGCGCGGCTTCGGCCAGTCCAGCAAGCCCACGGAGGGCTACGACTACGACACCTTCGCCGCGGACCTCGACACCCTGATGACCTCACTGGACCTGAACGACGCGGTACTGGTGGGCTTCTCCATGGGCACCGGCGAAGTGGGCCGGTACCTCGGCAGCTACGGCTCGGCCCGGGTGGCGAAGGCGGTGTTCCTCGCCTCGCTCCAGCCCTATGTGCTGCAGGCAGAGGACAACCCCGAGGGCGTCCCGCAGCCGGTGTTCGATGGCCTGATGGAGGCCGTGACGGCCGACCGCTACGCCTTCTTCACCGGGTTCTTCAAGAACTTCTACAACAGCGACACGTTCCTGGGCACGCCGCGGCTCAGCGAGGAAGTCCTGCGGGCCGGCTGGAACCTCGCCACCGCGGGCGGCCCGACGGCCTCGGCGGCCGCGCAGCCCACGTGGCTGACCGACTTCCGCGGGGACATCCCCAAGATCGACGTCCCGGCGCTGATTGTCCACGGCACCGCGGACAACATCCTGCCGATCGACGTCTCGGGCCGGAGGTTCGCCAAGGCCCTTCCCCGCGCCGACTACCTGGAGATCGACGGCGCCCCGCACGGGATGATCTGGACCCATGCCGCCGAGGTCAACGAGGCGCTGCTGCGGTTCCTCGCGAAGTAG